Part of the Paludisphaera borealis genome, ACGGCAGGGCGATCAGGTTCAGGCCGACCACAAGAATTGCTACCAAGCCGGCGGCTGTCATAATCAGTACATTCCTATCAATCGGATGCCAAATACCGCGAGGACGCCGCGCGCCGACTCAACCCGAGGTCGGCCAATTTTAACGGGACGCCGGGCCCCCGCGATAGGTCGGCAAGACCCGCGACCCACCGGGACTCCCGTCCGTTGGCCCGAGCTTCCCCTACACGAGCGGTGAACTGGTGCTCGCTGAGTTTGGGTTCGTTCGCGCCGATTCGGCGTGCTTATTCCGGCTACAGACTCCCCCGTATCCACTTCGATCCGTCCGATTTCCAGGGCTGCCTGGCCGACCGTCGGAAGGCGACGGCGCGGCCGGGAATTGGGTTCGTTCGCGCCGGCGGATTCTGGTTTCTGGTGTTTCTAACTTCTGTTGTGGATGGGTTTTACATGCGGAATCCAATATTGGCTTCGATCGTCCAGGAAACGGGTGGGCCACGCTCAAGGTGGTCGTCTCATCGGGGCGTTCCCACTGGACGGGGGCGTCTTCGTTCAACCTGCTCTCGCGCCCTCCGAGGAGGGGATGCGTACGACGACCATTGGCTTTGTTCGCGCGTTTTTCGATGCTCACGGAACGTGTCTCTCCCCTGGCGGGATCGAAGCGGCTCCGTTTCGTCCGAGTCCGAATTGCCAAGTCGCGCGCGCACCGAGGGCGCTGCTATCTTTGAGGATACGACGTGGACCCTGGTTCGAACGTGGTCTCGTGGCGAATAATGGACGCCGCACGCCGGCCGGACCATCGCATCCGGAAGGGCTCGTGAACTCGAAGTACGACGTCGCTAATGGGTCGGTTCTTCGACGCACCACACAAGGCGTCGTCCGCTAGCAGGGAGGCAGGGGTATGGGCGCTTGGAACGTCGAGGGTGAATGGAGTGGTCGGTAATTTTACGACCTGGTGAACGACCTCTATCCGCCGGAAGGCGTTCCGTTTGAGATGTCGTTGACCAAGGGCTGGTTCGGTCGATTTCGCGGCAAGGTCCAGGATGATGCATCCCGAGGGGGGATTTCGGAGAAGGGCCGGATTCGCGGGCGAATCCGAGGCGATCGGATTTCGTTTCTCAAACGGATGCCGATCTATCATGTCGCCGGCGGGGCGACGATGGCGGAACACATCCTTGAGCATTACCGTGTGGACGTCCGGCGCGACCTGCGGCACCCACCCATCCGTTACGTTGGGCAGTACGATTTCATGGAGGATCGCGCGACTGGACGGTGGTCGATCTCCCCTTACAAGTCGTTGATCTGGGCCCATGGCCGCTTGCTCTGCATCCGCTCTGAAACGGCGACCGGAACATGGGAGATCCGACGCAGCACGCGGGGACCGCTTCCAGTGGAGTTTCTTGGTCGTGCCGGGCTGTCGCGAACACGCCTCGTCGCGGCCGGCGCGAGCCGTCTGAACCTTTCACTTTCCATAACGAACTCGGTTTCAGGGAAGGACGGATTTGCGGGACATCCTGGCGAGCTGGGCCAGCTCGATCCTGGCTTTGTCGGCCCAGGGGCTGTTGGGCCATCGCTGGGGGATCTTGCCGAAGTGGAATTCGGCGCTGGCGACTTTGTTGACCTTCTTGTAGTACGCGCCGATCTTGTAGGTCCGCTCGGCTTCCTGGTTGTTGATGAGGTCGAGCGTCACGAAGGGTTCGCGCACAGCCTGAGCCGTCGTTTTCGCCGAAGTGGCGGCGGCGGGCGCGTCGTCCTCGGCGGCGCGAGCCGGGCCGCGAAGCGTGGCGACACCGATCGTCAGACCGACGAGGGCGAGCGACGCGAAAGGTCGCGAGGCGCCAGGCGAACGTCGTCCGAAGCTTCCCGTTTCGCTTTGATCACGCAGCATTGCGATCCTCCTGAGCAAAGTCCCACGATCCGCGAGGAACTCCCTCGCCGGCCATCGTGGGGACCGTCCATTCTGCTGCAACGCCAGCCGCGCCAGGATCACCAGGTAACTCGCGGGCCCTCCGACGAATCGCGCCGCCAGAGCGTCGGCCGCCTGTTCCTGCTGGAGCTGGAGCCGTCCGGCCATCCAGCGCACCAACGGGTGATACGTGTTCAGCACGAGTGCGATCCGAGCGACCAGGCCCGTCGCATAGTCGCCGCGAACGACGTGGGCCAGCTCATGCGCGAGCACCGCGCGGCGCTCGTCGGGTTTCCACGACCGCCAGTCGTCCGGCAACAACAAGACCGGCTGTCGCCAACCCGCCGTCGCCGGCGTCGTCAGGTCGTCCACCTGGCGAAGCTCGACGGTCCGCACGCAACCCATCTCGTCGCGCAACTGGCCGAGCAATCCCGTCATCTCCGCGTCGTCGACCACACTCCCGCGCCGGCGGTAGGCTCGGATCGCCCAGAGGCCGGTGAGCAGTCGGACCAGGCTGAAGCCCATCCCGCCCAGGGTGAAAACCGCGACGAGGCTTCCCCAGGGACGGACCCGCGCCGCTAGCTCGGCCGCGCCGCCCTCGAGCCTAGCCCAGGCCAGGCGTAGCCCTCTGAACTGCCAGCCCAGGCCGACCGCCAGGGCCGGGCGATCGGGATTTGCCGCGATGAGCGGAGGAACAGACCAGGCCGCGTCCAACCGTACCAACTCGTTGGGCGCGGCTTGCTTCATGGGACTTTTGGCTTCGCGTCCGGGACCGACGGCGAGTCCCACGACGCTCAGGACGACTATCAGTCCGAGGCTCAAGGTCGAGATCCATGCGCCCGACGCCGGGCTACGCCGCGAGGCCAGGGCGAGCAAGCCCAAGGCCGGCGCGAGTACGAGCGTGACCTGCACGGCGAGCCACACGAAGGTGATTCCCAGCTCGTTCATTGGACCTTGCCCTCCGAAACCGGTTCGAGGACGGGCGAGAGCAAGCGACCCTCGCCCGTCTTCGACTCAACGGCAAGCCCGTCTTACCTCGTCGTGCTTTTGGACTTGGCCGCAGCGGCTTGTTCATGAGACCGCCCTTCCGCGACTTCGGCTTCGATGATCGCGATGTAGTCGGCGATCGTCCCGAAGCCCTCGGCCTGGAGGTCGACCGAACGGTCCGTGTGCTGGACGCGGAGGTTCGACAGGAGTCTCT contains:
- a CDS encoding M56 family metallopeptidase, with translation MNELGITFVWLAVQVTLVLAPALGLLALASRRSPASGAWISTLSLGLIVVLSVVGLAVGPGREAKSPMKQAAPNELVRLDAAWSVPPLIAANPDRPALAVGLGWQFRGLRLAWARLEGGAAELAARVRPWGSLVAVFTLGGMGFSLVRLLTGLWAIRAYRRRGSVVDDAEMTGLLGQLRDEMGCVRTVELRQVDDLTTPATAGWRQPVLLLPDDWRSWKPDERRAVLAHELAHVVRGDYATGLVARIALVLNTYHPLVRWMAGRLQLQQEQAADALAARFVGGPASYLVILARLALQQNGRSPRWPAREFLADRGTLLRRIAMLRDQSETGSFGRRSPGASRPFASLALVGLTIGVATLRGPARAAEDDAPAAATSAKTTAQAVREPFVTLDLINNQEAERTYKIGAYYKKVNKVASAEFHFGKIPQRWPNSPWADKARIELAQLARMSRKSVLP